The following DNA comes from Arcobacter cloacae.
TTTTCGCTTTTGCTGGGGACTCTACTATTACTAAATTCTTCACTAAAAGTACCTTAACATTTTTTTGAGTTTGCATTCTAACATAAATTAATTAATTTTAGTTGTAAATTATAATCTCTTCTTCTATATCTATATCAAACTCATCTTTTATTTTTTGTTTTGCTAAATTTATTAAATAAATTGCATCATCAAAAGTTCCATTGCCATAATTTACTAAAAAGTTAGCGTGTTGTTGTGAAAAACTCATATCACCTTTTTTAATTCCTTTTAATCCAATAGCTTCTATAAGCCTTCCAGCAAAGTCATCTTTAGGATTTTTAAAACAACTTCCTGCACTGGCAATACTAGGTTGATTATCTCTCATTTTAGTAAACTCTTTTAACATTTCATTTGAAAAACCATACTCAAGATTAAATACAACTTCATAAACTATAGTGTCTATTTTTGTCTTCCTATAAGAAAAATCTATATCCTCTTTCTTTATATAACCATCTTTTGTTTTAATACTATGAATATAATTAAAAACTTCCCAAGATTTTAATCCTGCATTCATTTTAACAAGTCCACCTAAATTTCCTGGAAGTTTTGCTAAAAATTCTAAATTTTTTATATCATTTTTTCTAGTATATGTTAAAAGTTTCCCTGATGTTGTTGCACAACCAACATAAAGTAAATCTTCTTCTTTTTTTATATAATCAAACTCTTCACCTAAAATTGCAAATTTTTTATTTGTATTTGGAGAAACTAATAAATTATTTGCTCGTCCTATAATTTGATAATCACTATAATCACCTATCTCGTTGATTACTAAAACATCTAATACTGGTCCAATTCTTATTGATGAATATCTTTTAAAATCTATTGTTCTAATACTATTTTGCATCTATTATCTTGCTCTTAACTCTTCATATTCACTTGGAATTAAAAAATCTTCTGATTTAATCAAATTTTCATAAAAACCATTTTTATATCCAAGTTCAAATAATTTATCAAGTGCTTTATATTGTATTTCACTCATTTTTACAGAATTATCATTTGCATATAAATCTAAATATTTATCTAATGTTGGTGCATCAACTCTTATTAAATCTTTTTCTAAAAGCATTGGTGCTAAAACTCGTCTGTTTTTATTTGCAACTTCAACAGCTTTTATAAGTGTATTTTCATAATTTATTGCACTATGAAGTGGAATTGAACGACGTAAACACATTCCACCAAGTGGTAATGGTAATTCTGCTCCACTTAATTCAACCCAAATAGCCCACATTTCTTTTTCAACTTCTAATTCATTATCATAAGTTAATATTGATTCATGGATTAAAACACCTGCATCAACACTTCCATCAAGAACTGCTTTTTCAATATCTAAAAAATTCATATATGTTATTCTTGCATTTGGATAAGCTATTTTAAACAAAAGTGCGTTTGTTGTAAACTCTCCACTAAGAGCAACTTTAAAATTTCTTTTAAGTGTAGTTCCTTTTTTCTTTATAAGTTTTGGTCCATAACCTTCTCCAAAAGATACTGCTGTTTTTAAAAGTGCGTAGTCATCTTTAACAAAAGGATATAAAGCAAAAGAGATAGCACAAATATCAAACTCACCTTTTAATGTAGCTTGATTTAATGTCTCTATATCTAAAGCTATATTCTCAAATTTTGCATCATTTGGAGTCACCCAACCAAATTTAATCGCATAATACATAAAAATATCATCAGCATCAGGTGAATGTGCCACACTTATAGTTTTCAAATTTATTCCTTTTTTATTTATAAATCGTATTCAAATTTTAATTTTTTTATTATATCAAAGATAGAACTAGCATATAAAACACCCGTATCACTGGTAAATTTCCAACCTGTGTTATAACTAGCCCAGATTCTTACCCAATTTTCTTTATGAATTTCTCGCCAATAATCAATCTCAACAATAGCATTTGCTGTTGCGAATCCCACATCTGTTAAAAGTTTTCTTGCAAAATACTCTCTATTTTGTGGATTGTCTTCTACTTTTTGTCTTCTAATAACACTTTTTATATTTGATTGAAAAAGTCCATAATCATTACTTACACTATTTATTTGTTTTTTACCAACAGAAGACTCTTTTATTGCAATTGCCATTAAAGTATATTTCATCATAGTGTCATCAGTTAATGTTTTTATTTTCTTTAAAATTATTAAATCTGTATTTGTTAATCCTAAAGAGTTTGAATAACTAAAACTAAAAACTAATAAAATTAAAAGTAAGATTTTTTTCATAAATGAAGTTTACAATAATTCTAATCATTTTTCCAAATGATTAGAACTTGTAAATAGGATTAAAATCCTGAATTAGTAACATATGTACCAATAATATTCAATAAAGGCTCAACCAATAAAATAGAGATTATTGCTAAAAGAACAGCAAAACCAACTACTGATTTCATTGGTGTTGTTGCATTTTGCATAAACTTTGTATTACTAATTCCAACTTCTGGATCTCTTAAGAACATATATGAAACTGGTCTTAAATAGTAGTATGCTGCAATTGCTGAGTTTAATACTATAATAACAGCTAAAGCAATATGTCCTGCATTTACAGCACTTGCAATTAAATACATTTTACCCCAAAATAGTGCAAAAGGAGGAAGTCCTGCTAGTGCAAATAAAAATAATCCTAAAATAGATGCTGTAAATGGAGAAATTTGAGCAAGTCCTGAAAACTTCTTAAATGTGTATGGAGATTCATAATCATTGTACTCTTTTCCTCTATTTAAC
Coding sequences within:
- a CDS encoding UDP-N-acetylmuramate dehydrogenase, translating into MQNSIRTIDFKRYSSIRIGPVLDVLVINEIGDYSDYQIIGRANNLLVSPNTNKKFAILGEEFDYIKKEEDLLYVGCATTSGKLLTYTRKNDIKNLEFLAKLPGNLGGLVKMNAGLKSWEVFNYIHSIKTKDGYIKKEDIDFSYRKTKIDTIVYEVVFNLEYGFSNEMLKEFTKMRDNQPSIASAGSCFKNPKDDFAGRLIEAIGLKGIKKGDMSFSQQHANFLVNYGNGTFDDAIYLINLAKQKIKDEFDIDIEEEIIIYN
- a CDS encoding menaquinone biosynthesis family protein, whose translation is MKTISVAHSPDADDIFMYYAIKFGWVTPNDAKFENIALDIETLNQATLKGEFDICAISFALYPFVKDDYALLKTAVSFGEGYGPKLIKKKGTTLKRNFKVALSGEFTTNALLFKIAYPNARITYMNFLDIEKAVLDGSVDAGVLIHESILTYDNELEVEKEMWAIWVELSGAELPLPLGGMCLRRSIPLHSAINYENTLIKAVEVANKNRRVLAPMLLEKDLIRVDAPTLDKYLDLYANDNSVKMSEIQYKALDKLFELGYKNGFYENLIKSEDFLIPSEYEELRAR
- a CDS encoding transglycosylase SLT domain-containing protein, coding for MKKILLLILLVFSFSYSNSLGLTNTDLIILKKIKTLTDDTMMKYTLMAIAIKESSVGKKQINSVSNDYGLFQSNIKSVIRRQKVEDNPQNREYFARKLLTDVGFATANAIVEIDYWREIHKENWVRIWASYNTGWKFTSDTGVLYASSIFDIIKKLKFEYDL